The following are encoded together in the Bradyrhizobium genosp. L genome:
- a CDS encoding LemA family protein has translation MRKLWTVLAALATLSLTNCGYNAIQNNDEQVKSSWSEVVNQYQRRADLVPNLVNSVKGFAQQEKDVLLGVTNARAKVGSIQATPEVLNDPAAFQKFTQAQGELTGALSKLLVVTENYPQLKSDALFRDLMAQLEGTENRITVARNRYIKAVQDYNVGIRTFPNNLTAMAFGYKEKPNFTVDNEKEISTAPKVDFNNPAPAPSK, from the coding sequence ATGCGCAAGCTTTGGACCGTGCTGGCAGCGCTGGCGACCTTGAGCCTGACCAACTGCGGCTACAATGCGATCCAGAACAATGACGAGCAGGTCAAGTCGAGTTGGTCGGAGGTGGTCAACCAGTACCAGCGCCGCGCCGATCTGGTGCCAAACCTGGTCAACTCGGTGAAGGGCTTTGCGCAACAGGAGAAGGACGTGCTGCTCGGCGTCACCAATGCGCGCGCCAAGGTCGGCAGCATCCAGGCCACGCCCGAGGTGCTGAACGATCCCGCCGCGTTCCAGAAGTTCACGCAGGCGCAGGGCGAGCTGACCGGCGCGCTGTCGAAACTCCTGGTCGTCACCGAGAACTACCCGCAGCTCAAATCCGACGCGCTGTTTCGCGACCTGATGGCGCAGCTCGAGGGCACCGAGAACCGCATCACCGTGGCGCGCAACCGCTATATCAAGGCGGTGCAGGATTATAACGTCGGCATCCGTACCTTCCCGAACAATTTGACCGCGATGGCGTTCGGCTACAAGGAGAAGCCGAACTTCACGGTCGACAATGAGAAGGAGATCTCGACCGCGCCGAAGGTCGATTTCAATAATCCGGCGCCGGCGCCGTCGAAGTAG
- a CDS encoding acyl-CoA dehydrogenase family protein, producing the protein MDLTLSDEQRLLRESADRFVAETFDAEHRKKAANDPLGFSPAIWKQFAELGWLALPISEAHGGLGGGAIEIGILMEAFGRGLVSEPYLATIVLGAALVAECGTAAQQQAILPDVADGSLYLAFAHAERAARFDLAHVDTTATKSADGWRLNGSKTAVLDGAAANRIIVSARVANANGASGRLCLFLVPADAPGLTLHDYARLGGGRGCNLDLKNVQIAADALLGDGGDALPAIEVVVDRAMAALGAEAVGIMQTLLDTTLEYTKIRKQFGRPLSANQVIRHRLADMAMQVDEARSMALRAALMADAEPVARSRAASGAKAKIGKCARFVAEQSVQLHGAMGVTEELDIGAYFKRLLAFDALFGGSAHHYRRHAALSGRAQA; encoded by the coding sequence ATGGACCTCACCCTCAGCGACGAGCAGCGCCTGCTGCGCGAAAGTGCCGACCGCTTCGTGGCGGAAACCTTTGACGCCGAGCATCGCAAGAAGGCCGCGAACGACCCGCTTGGTTTCTCACCCGCGATCTGGAAGCAGTTCGCGGAGCTCGGCTGGCTGGCGCTGCCGATCAGCGAGGCCCATGGCGGGCTCGGCGGCGGCGCGATCGAGATCGGGATTCTGATGGAGGCATTCGGGCGCGGGCTGGTGTCCGAGCCGTATCTCGCAACCATCGTGCTCGGCGCCGCGCTGGTCGCCGAATGCGGCACCGCCGCGCAGCAGCAGGCCATCCTGCCTGATGTCGCTGACGGCTCGCTTTACCTTGCCTTCGCGCATGCGGAGCGCGCCGCACGCTTCGATCTCGCCCATGTCGACACCACAGCCACGAAAAGCGCCGACGGCTGGCGGCTGAACGGCAGCAAGACCGCGGTGCTCGATGGCGCGGCCGCCAATCGGATCATCGTCTCCGCGCGCGTCGCCAATGCAAATGGCGCCTCCGGCAGGCTCTGCCTGTTTCTGGTGCCGGCGGATGCGCCGGGTCTCACCTTGCACGACTATGCGCGGCTCGGCGGCGGGCGCGGCTGCAACCTCGATCTGAAAAACGTGCAGATCGCGGCCGATGCCCTGCTCGGCGACGGCGGCGACGCGCTGCCCGCGATCGAAGTGGTGGTCGACCGCGCGATGGCCGCGCTCGGCGCGGAGGCGGTCGGCATCATGCAGACGCTGCTCGACACCACGCTCGAGTACACCAAAATCCGCAAACAGTTCGGCCGGCCGCTGTCCGCCAACCAGGTGATCCGCCACCGCCTCGCCGACATGGCAATGCAGGTCGACGAGGCGCGATCGATGGCGCTGCGCGCCGCGCTGATGGCCGATGCCGAGCCGGTGGCGCGCAGCCGTGCGGCGTCGGGTGCCAAGGCAAAAATCGGCAAATGCGCGCGCTTCGTCGCCGAGCAGTCGGTGCAGCTGCACGGCGCCATGGGCGTCACCGAGGAGCTCGACATCGGCGCCTATTTCAAGCGGCTGCTCGCCTTCGACGCGCTGTTCGGCGGCAGCGCCCATCATTACCGCCGCCACGCCGCGCTGAGCGGCCGCGCGCAAGCTTAA
- a CDS encoding xanthine dehydrogenase family protein molybdopterin-binding subunit, translated as MNILPGNLRFGAGQPIKRLEDQRLVTGKGHFIDDKPEDGALWLHVLRSPHAHANIKSIDAAAALAMPGVEAVYTGADLVKDDIGTLPTLAIFKRPDGSPMSVPPRRLLAHEVVRFAGEGVAAVVATSRVLAQTAAEAIEIDYEVKPSVVDPVEAIKPGAPSVWPEAPDNIVAAMSYGDAAKVEAAFAGAAHKVSLDLVSQRLVPSAMEPRSTIAEIEKKTGRLLLHVQSQTPGSTRDLLAESILKRPKESVRVLVGDIGGGFGQKTSLYPEDGIVAYAATRLNKKIRWRGDRTDEFVGGTHGRDLTSTGEFALDAKGRVLAYRVRSIGGTGAYSSGTANIIPLVLGPFVQTGVYDLPLVHFEVKSVMTHTAPVGAYRGAGRPEAVFIVERLFDAAARQIGMDPRAIRKVNYIKPAQLPYTNAVGQVYDSGAFAHMLERAADLADWNGFAARKKAAKKKGLLYGRGLTSYIEWTGGRAHTENVSLHATAEGRVVLHSGTMAMGQGLATTYTQMVSDALGIPMDRIDVIQGDTDLAVGFGSVGSRSLFVGGTAVAVSSNDMINKAREKASNILEAGVDDIEYRDGFLTVVGTDRRISLFEIAKKENGAKLSVDSQGEVDGPSWPNGTHICEVEIDPETGVTRVVRYTTVDDVGVAVNPMLVTGQVHGGVAQGIGQALYEGVAYSEEGQLLTASYQDYCIPRASDIPSITVTLDDSAPCKTNPLGAKGCGESGAIGGPPCITNGVMDALSELGITQLNTPLTPVKIWQAIRDARAGVA; from the coding sequence ATGAACATTCTTCCCGGCAATCTACGTTTTGGTGCGGGCCAGCCGATCAAGCGTCTCGAAGATCAGCGGCTCGTCACCGGGAAGGGCCATTTCATCGACGACAAGCCGGAGGACGGCGCGCTCTGGCTGCATGTGCTGCGTTCGCCGCACGCCCACGCCAACATCAAATCGATCGACGCTGCCGCGGCGCTGGCGATGCCGGGCGTCGAGGCCGTCTATACCGGCGCCGACCTGGTGAAGGACGATATCGGCACGCTGCCGACGCTCGCGATCTTCAAGCGGCCGGACGGCTCGCCGATGTCGGTGCCGCCACGTCGCCTGTTGGCGCATGAGGTGGTGCGCTTTGCCGGCGAGGGCGTCGCGGCGGTGGTGGCGACCTCGCGCGTGCTGGCGCAGACCGCGGCCGAGGCGATCGAGATCGACTATGAGGTCAAGCCCTCGGTGGTCGATCCGGTCGAGGCGATCAAGCCCGGTGCGCCCTCGGTCTGGCCGGAAGCGCCGGACAACATCGTGGCCGCGATGAGCTATGGCGACGCCGCCAAGGTCGAGGCAGCCTTTGCCGGCGCTGCCCACAAGGTGTCGCTCGACCTGGTCAGCCAGCGCCTGGTGCCGTCGGCGATGGAGCCGCGCTCCACCATTGCCGAGATCGAGAAGAAGACCGGACGCCTTCTCCTCCATGTCCAGTCGCAGACCCCGGGCTCGACCCGCGACCTGCTCGCGGAATCGATCCTGAAGCGGCCGAAAGAGAGCGTGCGCGTGCTGGTCGGCGATATCGGCGGCGGCTTCGGCCAGAAGACCAGCCTCTATCCGGAGGACGGCATCGTCGCCTATGCCGCGACCAGGCTGAACAAGAAGATCCGCTGGCGCGGCGACCGCACCGACGAGTTCGTCGGCGGCACCCATGGTCGCGACCTCACCTCGACCGGCGAGTTCGCGCTCGATGCCAAGGGCCGCGTGCTGGCCTATCGGGTGCGCTCGATCGGCGGCACCGGCGCCTATTCGTCCGGTACCGCCAATATCATCCCGCTGGTGCTCGGCCCGTTCGTGCAGACCGGCGTCTACGATCTGCCGCTGGTGCATTTCGAGGTGAAGTCGGTGATGACCCACACCGCGCCGGTCGGCGCTTATCGCGGCGCGGGCCGGCCCGAGGCTGTGTTCATCGTCGAGCGTCTGTTCGACGCCGCCGCGCGCCAGATCGGCATGGACCCGCGCGCGATCCGCAAGGTCAACTACATCAAGCCGGCGCAGCTGCCCTATACCAATGCGGTCGGACAGGTCTACGATTCCGGTGCCTTCGCCCACATGCTGGAGCGCGCCGCCGACCTTGCCGACTGGAACGGCTTTGCCGCGCGCAAGAAGGCGGCGAAGAAGAAGGGCCTGCTCTACGGCCGCGGCCTGACCAGCTACATCGAATGGACCGGCGGTCGCGCCCACACCGAAAACGTCTCGCTGCACGCCACCGCCGAGGGCCGCGTCGTGCTGCATTCCGGCACCATGGCGATGGGGCAGGGCCTCGCCACCACCTACACCCAGATGGTGTCGGATGCGCTCGGCATCCCGATGGACCGCATCGACGTGATCCAGGGCGACACCGATCTGGCCGTCGGCTTCGGCAGCGTCGGCTCGCGCTCGCTGTTCGTCGGCGGCACCGCAGTGGCGGTCTCCTCCAACGACATGATCAACAAGGCGCGCGAGAAGGCGTCGAATATTCTGGAGGCCGGCGTCGACGACATCGAATATCGCGACGGCTTCCTCACCGTGGTCGGCACCGACCGGCGCATCAGCCTGTTCGAGATCGCGAAGAAGGAGAACGGCGCAAAGCTGTCGGTCGACAGCCAGGGCGAGGTCGACGGGCCGAGCTGGCCGAACGGCACCCATATCTGCGAGGTCGAGATCGATCCGGAGACCGGCGTCACGCGGGTGGTGCGCTACACCACGGTCGACGACGTCGGCGTCGCGGTCAATCCGATGCTGGTCACCGGCCAGGTCCATGGCGGCGTTGCCCAGGGCATCGGGCAGGCGCTTTACGAGGGTGTTGCCTACAGCGAGGAAGGCCAGCTCTTGACCGCGAGCTACCAGGATTATTGCATCCCGCGCGCCAGCGACATTCCGTCCATCACGGTGACGCTGGATGATTCCGCGCCGTGCAAGACCAATCCGCTCGGCGCCAAGGGCTGCGGCGAGTCGGGGGCGATCGGCGGCCCGCCCTGTATCACCAACGGCGTGATGGACGCGCTGAGCGAGCTCGGCATCACGCAGCTGAACACGCCGCTGACGCCGGTGAAGATCTGGCAGGCGATCAGGGATGCGCGGGCGGGGGTGGCTTGA
- a CDS encoding acyl-CoA dehydrogenase family protein: protein MDLTFSAEEHAFEQEVRDFIAANLTPEMKRATALTPSVFSDPDIGMAWQRALNHKGWGAPGWPVEHGGPDWTPAQRWIFEAESARAGVPNVNVMGVKMVGPVIIGFGSPEQKNFYLPRILAGEDYWCQGYSEPGSGSDLSSLKTRAVRDGDDYVINGTKIWTTHAHHANRMFALVRTSDGERQQDGISFILIDMKIPGVTTRPILTIGGDHEVNQVFFDDVRVPVANRVGEEGKGWTYGKYLLEFERGAGIASAKLREALRTIAELAESEVTGRAIEDPDIALRMTEVEVDIDALEMTELRVLSALQTGQNPGAVSSLLKLRNSEIRQAVTRLGVDVIGHDGLVVEPTRPLYRLNLEPAIPEELLPVVPEYLNGRAYTIFGGSSEIQRDIIAKMMLGL, encoded by the coding sequence ATGGATCTCACCTTCAGTGCCGAAGAACACGCCTTCGAGCAGGAAGTCCGCGACTTCATCGCCGCCAATCTGACGCCGGAGATGAAGCGCGCCACCGCGCTGACGCCGTCGGTGTTCTCCGATCCCGATATCGGCATGGCCTGGCAGCGCGCGCTAAACCACAAAGGCTGGGGCGCGCCGGGCTGGCCGGTCGAGCATGGCGGGCCGGACTGGACGCCGGCGCAGCGCTGGATCTTCGAGGCCGAATCCGCCCGCGCCGGCGTGCCCAACGTCAACGTGATGGGCGTCAAGATGGTGGGCCCGGTCATCATCGGCTTCGGCTCGCCGGAGCAGAAGAATTTCTATCTGCCGCGCATTCTCGCCGGCGAGGATTATTGGTGCCAGGGCTATTCCGAGCCGGGATCGGGCTCCGATCTCTCCTCGCTGAAGACGCGCGCGGTGCGCGACGGCGACGACTACGTCATCAACGGCACCAAGATCTGGACCACGCATGCGCATCACGCCAACCGCATGTTCGCGCTGGTGCGCACCAGCGACGGCGAACGGCAGCAGGACGGCATCAGTTTTATTCTGATCGACATGAAGATCCCGGGCGTCACCACGCGCCCGATCCTGACCATCGGCGGGGATCACGAAGTCAACCAGGTGTTCTTCGACGACGTCCGCGTGCCCGTCGCCAACCGCGTCGGCGAGGAAGGCAAGGGCTGGACCTACGGCAAGTACCTGCTCGAGTTCGAGCGCGGCGCAGGTATCGCCTCCGCCAAATTGCGCGAGGCGCTGCGGACGATCGCCGAGCTCGCGGAGTCCGAGGTGACCGGCCGCGCCATCGAGGACCCCGACATCGCGCTGCGGATGACGGAGGTCGAGGTCGACATCGACGCGCTCGAGATGACCGAGCTGCGGGTGCTGTCCGCGTTGCAGACCGGGCAGAACCCCGGCGCGGTGTCCTCGCTGCTGAAGTTGCGCAACAGCGAGATCCGGCAGGCGGTGACACGCCTCGGGGTCGACGTGATCGGCCATGACGGGCTCGTCGTCGAGCCGACCCGGCCGCTCTACCGGCTCAACCTCGAGCCGGCGATTCCGGAGGAGCTGCTGCCGGTGGTGCCGGAGTATCTCAACGGGCGGGCGTACACGATCTTCGGCGGATCGTCGGAAATCCAGCGCGATATCATCGCGAAGATGATGCTGGGGCTGTAA
- a CDS encoding dihydrodipicolinate synthase family protein: MADFHGVFPYLVSPVDPAGHVRTDVLGRLCDDLIKAGVHGLTPLGSTGEFAYLNNAQRMQVVQSTIEAAQRRVPVVAGVAATTTADAVAQAKAYQKRGADGILAILEAYFPLHDAQVEAYFRAIADAVDIPVVIYTNPNFQRSDLTLDVIARLAAHPRIGYIKDASTNTGRLLSIMNRCGDSLKVFSASAHIPAAVMLIGGHGWMAGPACIIPRQSVELYNLCRRTRWDEAIALQRKLWRINEAFARFNLAACIKAGLAIQGYDVGDPVPPQAPLTAEQRKMVEAALRDLG; encoded by the coding sequence ATGGCTGATTTCCACGGCGTCTTTCCCTATCTGGTATCCCCGGTCGATCCTGCCGGCCATGTCCGCACCGACGTGCTGGGCCGGCTGTGCGACGATCTGATCAAGGCCGGCGTGCACGGGCTGACGCCGCTCGGCTCGACCGGCGAATTTGCCTATCTCAACAATGCCCAGCGCATGCAGGTGGTGCAGTCCACGATCGAGGCGGCGCAGCGCCGCGTGCCGGTGGTCGCCGGCGTCGCCGCGACCACGACGGCGGATGCAGTCGCACAAGCAAAAGCCTATCAGAAGCGTGGCGCGGACGGCATCCTGGCGATCCTGGAGGCTTATTTCCCGCTTCATGACGCCCAGGTGGAGGCTTATTTCCGTGCCATTGCCGACGCAGTCGACATTCCCGTGGTGATCTACACCAATCCGAATTTCCAGCGCTCCGATCTCACGCTCGATGTGATCGCGCGCCTCGCCGCGCATCCGCGCATCGGTTACATCAAGGACGCCTCAACCAACACCGGGCGGCTGCTGTCGATCATGAACCGTTGCGGCGACAGCCTGAAAGTATTCTCGGCCTCGGCGCACATCCCGGCTGCGGTGATGCTGATCGGCGGCCATGGCTGGATGGCGGGGCCGGCCTGCATCATCCCGAGGCAGAGCGTCGAGCTCTACAACCTCTGCCGCCGCACCCGCTGGGACGAGGCGATCGCCCTGCAACGCAAGCTCTGGCGCATCAATGAAGCCTTCGCCCGGTTCAACCTCGCCGCCTGCATCAAGGCCGGGCTCGCGATCCAGGGCTATGACGTCGGCGACCCCGTGCCGCCGCAGGCCCCGCTGACGGCCGAGCAGCGCAAGATGGTCGAGGCAGCATTGCGGGATCTGGGCTGA
- a CDS encoding enoyl-CoA hydratase gives MSADQFETLVVERPEPAIARIVMNRPEARNAQNLQMTYDLNAAFDAMVQDDAVKVIILAGNGPHFSAGHDLRPTGKNQAGVDFPPVGNWGGFAEPNAHGRFAREQEIYLQITRRWRNLAKPMIAEVHGKCIAGGLMLAWACDLIVASSDAEFCDPVVTMGVCGVEWFVHPWELGARKAKEMLFTADVWNAEEAHRLGMVNHVVPRDNLAAFTLALAQRIAAKPAFALKLSKEAVNRSIDIMGQPAAIDQAFALHQLCHAHNLQEFGMVVDPAGLHPSVRKTANVK, from the coding sequence ATGTCAGCAGACCAATTCGAGACGCTCGTCGTCGAACGGCCGGAGCCCGCGATCGCGCGGATCGTGATGAACCGGCCCGAGGCGCGCAACGCGCAAAACCTGCAAATGACCTACGACCTCAACGCCGCCTTCGACGCGATGGTGCAGGACGATGCGGTCAAGGTCATCATCCTCGCCGGCAACGGCCCGCATTTCTCCGCCGGCCATGATCTGCGGCCGACCGGGAAAAACCAGGCCGGTGTTGATTTCCCGCCAGTCGGAAATTGGGGCGGCTTCGCCGAACCGAACGCCCACGGTCGCTTCGCGCGTGAGCAGGAGATCTATCTCCAGATCACAAGGCGCTGGCGCAATCTCGCCAAGCCCATGATCGCGGAGGTGCACGGCAAATGCATCGCCGGCGGGCTGATGCTGGCCTGGGCCTGCGACCTGATCGTTGCGAGCAGCGACGCCGAGTTCTGCGATCCGGTGGTGACGATGGGCGTCTGCGGCGTCGAGTGGTTCGTGCATCCCTGGGAGCTCGGCGCGCGCAAGGCCAAGGAGATGCTGTTCACCGCCGATGTCTGGAACGCCGAGGAAGCGCATCGGCTCGGCATGGTCAACCACGTCGTGCCGCGCGACAATCTTGCGGCCTTCACACTCGCGCTGGCGCAAAGGATCGCAGCCAAGCCTGCCTTCGCGCTGAAGCTTTCCAAGGAGGCGGTGAACCGCTCGATCGATATCATGGGCCAGCCCGCGGCGATCGATCAGGCGTTCGCGCTGCATCAGCTCTGCCACGCCCACAATTTGCAGGAATTCGGCATGGTGGTGGATCCCGCGGGCCTGCATCCCTCGGTCCGCAAGACCGCCAATGTGAAGTAG
- a CDS encoding TPM domain-containing protein yields the protein MAAARIILLALLMGLVCPALAEVAVPQLTGRVVDQTGTLSASDIASLNTKLKDLETRKDAQIAVLIVPTTDGEPIEQFSIRVAEAWKIGRKKVDDGALLVVAKNDRHLRIEVGYGLEGVLSDVITHRIIDEDITPKFKAGDFAGGISAGVDRMIGLVNGEQLPAPEPEHWQAPNLVDLANPVTIFVVIIVAGFLRGMLGRLLGSVATGGVVGVFAWIVAGSLVTAAVLGLASFVAALIFGGLNFGGPVVGSGPYRRGGGYPGGWSGGGGWSGGSSSGSSDSGGFSGGGGSFGGGGASGSW from the coding sequence ATGGCCGCCGCACGGATCATCCTGCTTGCCTTGCTGATGGGCCTGGTGTGCCCGGCGCTGGCCGAGGTCGCGGTGCCACAGCTCACCGGCCGCGTCGTCGACCAGACCGGGACGCTGTCGGCAAGCGATATCGCCTCGCTCAACACCAAGCTGAAGGATCTGGAGACCCGCAAGGACGCCCAGATCGCGGTGCTGATCGTGCCGACCACGGACGGCGAGCCGATCGAGCAGTTCTCGATCCGCGTCGCCGAGGCCTGGAAGATCGGGCGCAAGAAGGTCGACGACGGCGCACTGCTGGTCGTCGCCAAGAACGACCGCCATCTGCGCATCGAGGTCGGCTACGGCCTCGAAGGCGTGCTCAGCGACGTCATCACCCATCGCATCATCGATGAGGACATCACCCCGAAATTCAAGGCCGGCGATTTTGCGGGCGGCATCTCGGCCGGTGTCGACCGCATGATCGGCCTGGTCAATGGCGAACAATTGCCGGCGCCGGAGCCCGAGCATTGGCAGGCGCCCAATCTGGTCGATCTCGCCAATCCGGTCACGATCTTTGTCGTGATTATCGTCGCGGGCTTCCTGCGCGGAATGCTGGGGCGGCTGCTTGGCTCGGTCGCGACCGGCGGTGTCGTCGGCGTGTTCGCCTGGATAGTGGCGGGCTCGCTCGTCACCGCCGCCGTGCTCGGCCTGGCCAGCTTTGTCGCGGCGCTGATCTTCGGCGGCTTGAATTTCGGCGGTCCGGTAGTCGGCTCGGGACCGTACCGGCGTGGCGGCGGTTATCCCGGCGGCTGGTCCGGTGGCGGCGGCTGGAGCGGCGGTTCGAGCTCGGGGTCGAGCGACAGCGGCGGCTTCAGCGGCGGAGGTGGCAGTTTTGGTGGCGGCGGCGCCTCGGGGAGCTGGTAG
- the pgm gene encoding phosphoglucomutase (alpha-D-glucose-1,6-bisphosphate-dependent), giving the protein MTAANPAAGKPVDPASLANVPRLVTAYFAGKPDPADPTQRVAFGTSGHRGTSLKNSFNEDHILATTQAICDYRREKGLTGPLFIGIDTHALAEPALASAVEVFAANGVEIMIDAQGGYTPTPVISHAILSYNKGRESGLADGVVITPSHNPPEDGGYKYNPPHGGPADTDVTGVVEKNANRIIEAGLKDVARMPYDRARKAATTHLHDFITPYVADLGNTVDLALIKSSGVKIGIDPLGGAAVHYWEPIIARYGINASVVNTAVDPTFRFMTADWDGKIRMDCSSPYAMASLIGMRDRFDVAFANDTDADRHGIVTRSNGLMNPNHFLATAIAYLFAHRPQWGANAAIGKTIVSSSIIDRVAKKLGRRLVETPVGFKWFVDGLGSGGFGFAGEESAGASFLKRDGSVWTTDKDGIILGLLAAEIIAKTGRDPSELFHELTAELGVPYYARIDVAATPKQKNALKALGPEQLNMTQLAGDPVRAVRTKAPGNDQPFGGIKVESEAGWFAARPSGTEDVYKIYAESFRGPDHLKQIQGDAQAAIAKVF; this is encoded by the coding sequence GTGACTGCAGCAAATCCCGCCGCCGGCAAACCGGTCGATCCTGCCTCGCTCGCCAATGTGCCGCGCCTGGTCACGGCGTATTTCGCCGGCAAGCCCGATCCGGCGGATCCGACCCAGCGTGTCGCCTTCGGCACCTCCGGCCATCGCGGCACATCGTTGAAGAATTCGTTCAACGAGGACCACATCCTCGCCACCACGCAGGCGATCTGCGATTACCGGCGCGAGAAGGGGCTGACCGGCCCGCTGTTCATCGGCATCGACACCCATGCGCTGGCCGAGCCGGCGCTGGCGAGTGCGGTGGAGGTGTTCGCCGCCAACGGCGTCGAGATCATGATCGACGCGCAGGGCGGCTACACCCCGACGCCGGTGATCTCGCACGCCATCCTGAGCTACAACAAGGGCCGCGAGAGCGGCCTTGCCGACGGCGTCGTGATCACGCCATCGCACAATCCGCCGGAGGACGGCGGCTACAAGTACAATCCGCCGCATGGCGGCCCGGCCGACACCGACGTCACCGGCGTGGTCGAGAAGAACGCCAACCGCATCATCGAGGCCGGCCTCAAGGACGTCGCGCGGATGCCATACGACCGCGCGCGCAAGGCGGCGACCACGCATCTGCATGACTTCATCACGCCCTATGTCGCCGATCTCGGCAATACCGTCGATCTCGCGCTGATCAAGTCTTCCGGCGTGAAGATCGGCATCGATCCGCTCGGCGGCGCGGCCGTGCATTACTGGGAGCCGATCATCGCGCGCTACGGCATCAATGCCAGCGTCGTCAACACGGCGGTCGATCCCACCTTCCGCTTCATGACCGCGGACTGGGACGGCAAGATCCGGATGGACTGCTCGTCACCTTACGCGATGGCAAGCCTGATCGGGATGCGCGATCGCTTCGACGTTGCCTTCGCCAACGACACCGATGCCGACCGCCACGGCATCGTCACCCGCTCGAATGGGCTGATGAACCCGAACCATTTCCTCGCCACCGCGATCGCCTATCTGTTCGCGCACCGGCCGCAATGGGGTGCCAATGCCGCGATCGGCAAGACCATCGTGTCGAGCTCGATCATCGATCGCGTGGCGAAGAAGCTCGGCCGCAGGCTGGTCGAGACGCCGGTCGGCTTCAAATGGTTCGTCGACGGGCTCGGCAGCGGCGGCTTCGGCTTTGCCGGCGAGGAGAGCGCCGGCGCGTCCTTCCTCAAGCGCGACGGCTCGGTCTGGACCACCGATAAGGACGGCATCATCCTCGGCCTGCTCGCGGCCGAGATCATCGCCAAGACCGGTCGCGATCCCAGCGAATTGTTTCACGAACTGACCGCCGAGCTCGGCGTGCCCTATTACGCGCGCATCGACGTCGCCGCGACGCCGAAGCAGAAGAATGCGCTGAAGGCGCTCGGGCCGGAGCAGCTCAACATGACGCAACTCGCCGGCGATCCCGTGCGCGCGGTGAGGACCAAGGCGCCGGGCAACGACCAGCCGTTCGGTGGCATCAAGGTCGAGAGCGAGGCCGGCTGGTTCGCCGCGCGTCCGTCCGGCACCGAGGACGTCTACAAGATCTACGCCGAGAGTTTCCGCGGGCCCGACCATCTCAAGCAGATCCAGGGCGACGCGCAGGCCGCGATCGCCAAAGTGTTCTGA
- a CDS encoding NAD-dependent epimerase/dehydratase family protein, whose product MRVLLTGSSGWLGRFLAPRLRQAGHGVIGLDVVSGEATDVVGSVAERSVVERVFADHRIEAVIHAGALHKPDIARFAPQAFVDVNVSGTLNLLQAAVAAGHARFVFTSTTSLMISQAIRDEEGSHAVWLDETTGPLEPRNIYGVTKLAAEALCRLHSRDHGLNCAVLRTSRFFPEDDDTIRGIHGENLKATELLYRRLTVEDAADAHVAALERISGFEIFVISAPTPFARSDVAALKTDAAGVIARHFPDAPALFAQRGWHLPRSIGRIYDPGKAERLLGFRAGTDFAAVLGALRNGRPLPFAHDPDYVSPSTRLADG is encoded by the coding sequence ATGCGGGTGCTGCTGACGGGTTCCTCCGGCTGGCTCGGCCGTTTCCTCGCCCCGCGATTGCGACAGGCCGGCCACGGCGTGATCGGACTCGATGTGGTGTCGGGCGAAGCGACCGATGTCGTCGGCTCGGTCGCCGAGCGCTCGGTGGTCGAGCGCGTGTTCGCCGATCACCGCATCGAGGCCGTGATCCATGCCGGCGCGCTGCACAAGCCTGACATTGCGCGGTTCGCGCCGCAGGCCTTTGTCGACGTCAACGTGTCAGGCACGCTCAACCTGCTGCAAGCGGCGGTTGCGGCGGGCCACGCCCGTTTCGTGTTCACCTCGACGACCTCGCTGATGATCTCGCAGGCGATCCGCGACGAGGAGGGGTCCCACGCCGTCTGGCTCGACGAGACCACGGGGCCGCTCGAGCCGCGCAACATCTATGGCGTGACGAAGCTCGCGGCCGAAGCGCTGTGCCGGCTGCATAGCCGCGACCACGGGCTGAATTGCGCGGTGCTGCGCACCAGCCGCTTCTTCCCCGAGGACGACGACACCATCCGCGGGATCCATGGCGAGAACCTGAAGGCGACCGAGCTGCTGTATCGCCGCCTCACCGTCGAGGACGCTGCCGACGCCCATGTCGCGGCGCTCGAGAGGATCAGCGGCTTCGAAATCTTCGTGATCAGCGCGCCGACGCCGTTTGCGCGCAGCGACGTCGCGGCGTTGAAGACCGACGCGGCGGGCGTGATCGCGCGCCACTTCCCGGATGCGCCGGCGCTGTTCGCGCAGCGGGGCTGGCATCTGCCGAGGTCGATCGGGCGGATCTACGATCCCGGCAAGGCCGAACGTCTGCTCGGTTTCCGCGCGGGTACCGACTTTGCCGCGGTGCTCGGCGCATTGCGCAACGGTCGGCCGCTTCCCTTCGCGCACGATCCCGACTATGTCTCGCCGTCAACGAGGCTTGCAGATGGCTGA